The following are encoded together in the Flavobacterium sp. TR2 genome:
- a CDS encoding SusC/RagA family TonB-linked outer membrane protein — translation MKLTKLLIFCVSSLLFSVVAFAQDVTINGIINDESGLPVPGATVLVKGTNKATASDFDGKFQISAPSNGTLTISFVGFETVNEAIGGKTKLTIALKAVSQSLNEVVVIGYGTQKKALITGASTNLKGETLQELNTGSAMEALQGIAPGISITRNSGAPGAGTKVVIRGIGTIGNSNPLYIVDGVAVGDIDYLNPSDIESIDVLKDAASAAIYGSRAANGVVLVTTVKGRKGKPARISYDSYFGIQNIYKNLDPLNAQEYMYIMDEGRVNDGLAPNDWKKMLTSNDWLERNYPGAGKQLGEDIWNKLQNGWTGTNWINEMSKKDAPVVNHAINITGGSEDITYSLGVSYFDQDGILGGNIIDAGFKRLTTRLNTQMVLKKNESHNIITVGENLTYTNIQKRDVSSGNIYGNDLHNAITQNPLQPAYWQTAIDRNINEFGFTPTLDGLSTNQTNPLAVMYYRSNYNYPKDHKIIGNVFLEVEPISNLRFKSVYGIDSWFGYNRTMNPTYHLGVLYDDAVDGATQSQYFGANSTWTNTVAYQKQFGNHNINAVIGTELWKRIVENNVYGSRNGLTFPNDPKYAYLDNTKSPGSVADINTSGFDKAAGGGAVMSYFARAQYDYKEKYLLSAIIRRDGSSNFGDGHKYGNFPSVSAGWVITKEDFMASTSKYLDFLKLRASWGQNGNQYTDYAFYYSSNIKYAFPGYFFGDTKPVSGQTAYPAKVTNADVTWETSEQLDFGLDASLFNSRLGITFDWYKKKTKDWLVLAELPGTAGADYPYKNGGDIENKGVEFSVSWKDKVGDFKYGLTVSGAFNKNEVTRIANANGIINGPTNVLSQGTSEISRAQVGYPIGAFYGFKTAGILQNQQEVDAYVGPTGQPYFNDQRPGDVRFVDQNNDGVIDEKDKVILGDPNANFQLGIQLNLEYKNVYLNTTMAGKYGMQVMQSYRSFADMPKQNYTSDVFDRWHGEGTSNKMPRLSSVSNRNSNYISDIYMQNADYLRINNLTLGYNFNELLKDFKFISNLKFYVAVNNLYTFTKYDGMDPEVRWSGDNDKAPWASGIDLGLYPQSRTVMFGLSADF, via the coding sequence ATGAAATTGACAAAATTATTGATTTTTTGTGTTTCGTCTTTACTGTTTTCGGTTGTTGCATTTGCTCAGGATGTGACAATAAATGGAATCATTAATGATGAAAGTGGATTGCCCGTCCCAGGAGCGACGGTTTTAGTAAAGGGAACCAATAAAGCAACTGCCTCTGACTTTGATGGGAAATTTCAGATTAGTGCTCCCTCTAACGGAACTTTGACAATCAGTTTCGTTGGTTTTGAAACTGTAAACGAAGCAATAGGAGGAAAAACCAAGCTCACTATTGCTCTAAAAGCAGTATCTCAAAGTTTAAATGAAGTTGTAGTTATCGGATACGGTACACAAAAGAAAGCTTTGATTACTGGAGCCTCTACAAACTTAAAAGGGGAAACGCTGCAGGAATTGAATACTGGATCTGCAATGGAAGCCCTTCAAGGTATTGCGCCGGGTATTAGTATTACAAGAAATAGCGGTGCGCCAGGAGCTGGTACTAAAGTTGTTATTCGTGGTATTGGTACAATCGGAAATTCAAATCCTTTATACATTGTAGATGGTGTCGCTGTAGGGGATATCGATTACCTGAACCCTTCGGATATTGAATCTATTGATGTTCTAAAAGATGCGGCTTCGGCAGCAATTTATGGTTCTAGAGCAGCAAATGGGGTTGTTCTGGTAACTACGGTGAAAGGACGTAAAGGAAAACCAGCTAGAATTTCTTATGATAGTTACTTTGGAATTCAAAACATCTACAAAAATCTGGATCCTTTAAACGCGCAGGAATATATGTACATCATGGATGAAGGAAGGGTTAATGACGGGCTTGCGCCAAACGACTGGAAAAAGATGTTAACCAGCAACGATTGGTTGGAGCGTAATTATCCTGGTGCAGGAAAACAGCTTGGAGAAGATATTTGGAATAAATTGCAAAACGGCTGGACAGGAACCAATTGGATCAATGAAATGTCTAAAAAAGATGCTCCTGTAGTAAACCATGCTATTAATATTACAGGCGGATCAGAAGATATCACTTACTCTTTAGGGGTTTCTTATTTTGATCAAGACGGTATCTTGGGAGGAAATATTATAGACGCTGGATTTAAAAGATTGACTACAAGATTGAATACTCAAATGGTTTTGAAAAAAAATGAGAGCCATAACATCATTACAGTTGGAGAAAATTTGACATATACAAACATTCAAAAAAGAGACGTTTCTAGCGGCAATATTTATGGCAATGACTTGCATAATGCGATAACGCAAAATCCATTGCAGCCCGCTTATTGGCAGACTGCGATTGATAGAAATATTAACGAATTTGGATTTACTCCTACGTTAGACGGCTTAAGTACAAATCAGACCAATCCTTTGGCTGTTATGTACTACAGAAGCAATTACAATTATCCAAAAGATCATAAAATTATTGGAAATGTGTTTTTAGAAGTTGAGCCTATCTCTAATCTTAGATTTAAATCGGTTTACGGAATTGATTCCTGGTTTGGCTACAATAGAACAATGAATCCAACTTATCATTTAGGTGTGCTTTATGATGATGCAGTTGATGGGGCGACTCAGTCTCAATATTTTGGAGCTAATTCAACTTGGACGAATACAGTTGCTTATCAAAAACAATTTGGGAATCATAATATTAACGCCGTTATTGGTACTGAATTATGGAAAAGAATTGTTGAGAATAACGTCTATGGTTCAAGAAACGGTTTGACATTTCCTAATGATCCAAAATATGCTTATTTAGACAATACAAAAAGCCCAGGTTCGGTTGCAGATATCAATACATCAGGTTTTGATAAAGCAGCAGGAGGAGGCGCTGTTATGTCGTATTTTGCTCGTGCACAGTATGATTATAAAGAAAAATACCTGCTTTCAGCTATTATTCGTCGTGACGGATCTTCTAACTTTGGCGATGGTCATAAGTACGGTAATTTTCCATCAGTATCTGCGGGTTGGGTTATTACCAAAGAAGATTTTATGGCCAGTACATCAAAATATCTTGATTTCTTGAAGTTAAGAGCTAGCTGGGGTCAGAATGGTAATCAGTACACAGATTATGCTTTCTACTACTCTTCAAATATAAAATATGCCTTCCCAGGTTACTTTTTTGGAGACACCAAACCGGTTTCTGGCCAGACTGCCTATCCGGCAAAAGTGACTAACGCAGATGTTACTTGGGAAACTTCTGAACAGTTAGATTTCGGATTAGATGCAAGTTTATTCAATTCTAGATTAGGAATCACATTTGACTGGTATAAGAAAAAAACTAAAGACTGGCTTGTTTTAGCTGAATTGCCTGGAACTGCAGGTGCTGATTATCCTTATAAAAATGGTGGAGATATTGAAAATAAAGGAGTTGAATTTTCTGTAAGCTGGAAAGATAAAGTAGGCGATTTTAAATACGGTTTAACTGTGAGTGGCGCCTTTAATAAAAATGAAGTTACAAGAATTGCTAACGCAAACGGTATAATTAATGGGCCTACTAATGTCTTATCGCAAGGAACATCCGAAATTTCAAGAGCGCAAGTAGGTTATCCGATAGGAGCTTTCTATGGCTTTAAAACAGCTGGAATTTTACAGAATCAGCAAGAAGTTGATGCTTACGTAGGACCTACTGGTCAGCCTTATTTTAATGATCAGCGCCCTGGGGATGTTCGTTTTGTGGATCAAAATAATGACGGAGTAATTGATGAAAAAGATAAAGTGATTTTAGGAGATCCAAATGCAAACTTCCAATTGGGTATCCAATTAAACCTTGAGTACAAAAATGTTTATCTGAATACTACAATGGCAGGTAAGTACGGAATGCAAGTGATGCAATCGTACAGATCATTTGCTGATATGCCAAAACAGAATTATACTTCAGATGTCTTTGATCGCTGGCACGGAGAAGGAACTTCAAACAAAATGCCTCGTTTAAGTTCAGTGTCAAATAGAAACTCAAATTATATTTCAGATATCTATATGCAAAATGCTGATTATCTAAGAATTAATAATTTAACTCTAGGTTACAACTTTAATGAATTATTGAAAGATTTTAAATTTATTTCAAATCTTAAATTCTACGTTGCTGTAAATAATTTGTACACATTTACAAAATATGACGGTATGGATCCAGAGGTTCGCTGGTCAGGAGATAATGATAAAGCTCCATGGGCTTCTGGAATAGATCTTGGCCTATATCCGCAATCTAGAACAGTAATGTTTGGATTAAGTGCAGATTTTTAA
- a CDS encoding RagB/SusD family nutrient uptake outer membrane protein, whose amino-acid sequence MKKLRYIIAISAIFVASSCNDELDTENLSEKSLDNFYRTPTDINEAMAGVYNAIYTANVHSEEQVAANLMDNMMFGGGGPDDKSAKWVDNFEDPAEDTYRDMWKQSYNGISRANAIIEKASLADFSKYFNTPQEAEDFKKQAVGEALFMRAFFYFRLAKFFGGVPMIIKYDGDRLVARSTYTETFAQIASDLKLAIETMPATPFPSIPTSRYGHANKWVAEAYLGRVFLFYTGYMSNIEKKATTDLPLVGGGSLTGAQVAAYLEDCINNSGHKLASDFRNLWAYSYVNKSAGKNVLPWATTEGLAWVGQDGVTPTFGTGNYETMFVQRFSFGDWGWANGNIYTNRLALFNSLRGNSLVPFGEGWGWCTVNPKLYSGWDDADPRKRGSILEVGRADQGTDGYAKDKGDHETGYFNKKYTSLQHDNGKGSNVGMFVQMYAWSNADMQLMHAQDFIFMRFADVLLMHSEITKTADGMNAVRLRAHLGPVAYSLDNIKTERLHELAFEGLHWFDLVRWGDVDTAFNDVIQVRNSGVDANYSVKYRSETKGLVPIPEAEVRLLNGVYNQNPGW is encoded by the coding sequence ATGAAAAAACTAAGATATATAATAGCAATCTCGGCAATTTTTGTGGCATCTAGCTGTAATGATGAGCTAGATACGGAGAACCTTTCAGAAAAGAGCTTAGATAATTTTTATAGAACTCCAACAGATATAAATGAAGCAATGGCTGGGGTTTATAATGCCATCTATACAGCAAATGTTCATAGCGAAGAACAAGTGGCGGCCAATTTGATGGATAATATGATGTTTGGCGGGGGAGGTCCTGATGATAAATCGGCTAAATGGGTTGATAATTTTGAAGACCCTGCAGAAGATACCTATCGTGATATGTGGAAACAATCTTATAATGGGATTTCGAGAGCGAATGCTATCATAGAAAAAGCATCGTTGGCAGATTTTTCTAAGTATTTTAATACGCCTCAAGAAGCAGAAGATTTTAAAAAACAGGCTGTTGGTGAAGCCTTATTTATGAGAGCTTTCTTTTACTTCAGATTGGCTAAATTCTTTGGAGGAGTGCCAATGATCATAAAATATGATGGAGATCGATTGGTAGCGAGATCAACTTATACCGAAACATTTGCGCAAATCGCATCCGATTTAAAATTGGCTATCGAAACTATGCCTGCTACGCCATTTCCAAGTATTCCGACTTCGAGATACGGTCATGCAAATAAATGGGTTGCTGAAGCATACTTAGGTCGCGTATTTTTATTTTACACTGGATACATGAGTAATATTGAAAAGAAGGCAACTACAGACTTGCCACTTGTTGGAGGCGGTTCTTTGACAGGAGCGCAAGTGGCTGCATACCTAGAGGATTGCATCAATAATAGCGGACATAAATTAGCATCTGATTTTAGAAATCTTTGGGCTTATTCTTATGTAAATAAAAGTGCAGGAAAGAATGTATTGCCTTGGGCAACAACAGAAGGCTTAGCATGGGTAGGTCAAGACGGAGTCACTCCGACATTTGGAACAGGAAACTATGAGACTATGTTTGTGCAAAGATTCTCTTTTGGTGACTGGGGCTGGGCAAATGGTAATATTTATACCAACAGATTAGCCTTGTTCAATTCGCTGCGCGGTAATTCACTAGTTCCTTTTGGAGAAGGATGGGGATGGTGTACTGTAAACCCTAAATTGTATAGCGGTTGGGATGATGCAGATCCAAGAAAACGTGGTTCTATACTAGAAGTAGGCAGAGCCGATCAAGGAACAGATGGTTATGCAAAAGACAAAGGAGATCATGAAACAGGATATTTCAATAAAAAATATACTTCGTTGCAGCATGATAATGGCAAAGGATCAAACGTAGGTATGTTTGTTCAGATGTATGCTTGGTCAAATGCAGATATGCAGTTAATGCATGCTCAGGATTTTATTTTCATGCGTTTTGCAGATGTACTATTAATGCATTCTGAAATTACAAAAACAGCAGACGGTATGAATGCGGTAAGATTGAGAGCGCACTTAGGCCCAGTTGCTTATTCTCTTGATAATATTAAAACTGAGCGTCTGCACGAATTAGCTTTTGAAGGGCTGCACTGGTTTGACCTTGTTCGTTGGGGAGATGTTGATACCGCATTTAATGATGTAATTCAAGTGAGAAACTCTGGAGTTGATGCAAATTACAGTGTCAAATACAGATCTGAAACAAAAGGTTTAGTGCCTATTCCAGAAGCAGAAGTAAGACTATTAAATGGAGTTTACAATCAGAATCCAGGTTGGTAA
- the murF gene encoding UDP-N-acetylmuramoyl-tripeptide--D-alanyl-D-alanine ligase: protein MNIQDIHNLFLQCSSLSIDTRKIEKNSMFFAIKGENFDANTFAKEALDLGALFVVIDNESYFIDDRTILVKNSLETLQELAKFHRAYLALPIVALTGSNGKTTTKELINVVLSKKFKTKATIGNLNNHIGVPLTLLSFTKETEVGIVEMGANHQKEIEFLCQIAQPDFGYITNFGKAHLEGFGGVEGVIAGKSEMYQYLAANQKTVFVNLEDPIQIEKSKGIKSFTFGVKKEKADLNIQNITANPFVAIEYNDFAIESHLIGLYNANNINAAAAIGKYFDVKESDIKSAIENYIPANNRSQMMQKGSNEIILDAYNANPSSMAVAIANFLQLDKKNKIMILGDMFELGDESLQEHKAIVDSLANQKDALCFLIGKSFFANKISNEHIQFFETFDAFAEFLKAFKFDSNMILIKGSRGMALERTLDYI from the coding sequence ATGAATATTCAAGACATTCATAACTTGTTTTTACAGTGCAGTTCTTTGTCTATTGATACCAGAAAGATTGAAAAGAATTCGATGTTTTTTGCTATTAAAGGAGAGAATTTTGATGCTAATACATTTGCTAAAGAAGCATTAGATTTAGGGGCTTTATTTGTCGTTATTGACAATGAATCTTATTTTATTGACGATAGAACTATCTTAGTAAAAAACAGTCTGGAAACGCTTCAAGAATTGGCAAAATTTCATAGGGCTTATTTGGCTCTTCCAATTGTTGCTTTAACAGGCAGTAATGGAAAAACAACGACAAAAGAATTGATCAATGTTGTGCTGTCAAAAAAGTTTAAAACAAAAGCTACTATTGGCAATTTAAATAATCATATCGGGGTGCCTTTGACTCTACTTTCTTTTACAAAAGAAACAGAAGTCGGAATTGTTGAAATGGGAGCCAACCATCAAAAAGAAATTGAATTTCTGTGCCAGATTGCACAGCCAGATTTTGGATATATAACCAATTTCGGGAAAGCGCATTTAGAAGGTTTTGGAGGAGTGGAAGGTGTGATTGCAGGTAAAAGCGAAATGTATCAATATCTTGCGGCAAACCAAAAAACGGTTTTTGTAAATCTGGAAGACCCAATTCAGATTGAAAAATCGAAAGGGATTAAATCATTTACTTTTGGAGTAAAAAAGGAAAAAGCAGATTTAAATATTCAGAATATTACGGCAAATCCTTTTGTTGCTATTGAGTATAATGATTTTGCCATAGAGTCGCATCTGATTGGACTTTACAATGCTAATAATATCAATGCAGCTGCTGCAATTGGAAAATACTTTGATGTAAAAGAAAGCGATATAAAAAGCGCTATTGAAAATTATATCCCAGCAAATAATAGGTCTCAAATGATGCAGAAAGGCTCAAACGAGATTATTTTAGATGCTTATAATGCTAACCCAAGCAGTATGGCTGTCGCTATTGCGAATTTCCTGCAATTGGACAAGAAAAACAAAATTATGATTCTTGGAGATATGTTCGAATTGGGAGATGAAAGTCTTCAGGAGCATAAAGCTATAGTCGATTCATTAGCCAATCAAAAAGATGCTTTATGTTTTCTCATTGGAAAATCTTTTTTTGCCAATAAAATTTCGAATGAACATATTCAGTTTTTTGAGACATTTGATGCTTTTGCCGAATTTCTAAAAGCCTTCAAGTTTGATTCAAATATGATATTAATAAAAGGTTCGCGAGGCATGGCCTTAGAGCGAACACTAGATTATATTTAA
- a CDS encoding triple tyrosine motif-containing protein, which produces MKSIVRSFTLISLFFLQFKSLSQVKNIGIPDIKNYKRSEYKGGTQNWSIDQDKNGNIYFANNSGLIQFDGSNWHKYSLPNKSEIRSLKIDALGRIFVGGNNEFGYFKYDEKGILKYHSLYNLLSPIDKENINLIWRIHIFNGEVIFQSFSKVFFLKNEKVTTLTAPHKFQFSFLVNNRLYFQDKTLGVLEYKNRKLTAIKGTTVFNDKEIWSLFPLPNNKLLYATLEKGLFVSENGIIKPWATEANEFIKKNTSLGGSIIKNKFIILNSVLDGAIICDLNGKIIQHLNRQKGIQNNTILASFVDKKSNIWLGLDNGITFINENSPFSYFDYSYNIGTVYASTTYNGNLYVATNQGLFYHTWGSSFKDSPFTRVEGTISQVWNIQVLNNVLICASNSGALIIENNRVSKILDNKGYFGFKKIPEHENYIIGESYNGFSVFKRSATGYDYLHQVKGFDETTNNFSVEIDANYLWLKKNPFLYQVKLSEDLQRFDFIKKHVNISEKFKGINSLQSINNKVYFQVKNHFYRYSVEQEAFFEDKKITNLFNGIPTINTLIEDPAGNLWYAFNESLGVLVKNKNGTFTKKQAIFSNLTGNLVNNYISVNAIDPQNIFIGLTDRLAHYNSTIPNTFMTKPKAFIESFSNPGDTILTGNLTTKLESYSIPYKYNRVKFTFASPTYENQENVMYSYKLEPFEENWRGWSSTAIKEYTNLREGNYVMKLKARNSYGIESNITEFEFTVSPPWYRHFLAYLFYLMLILLGAYLISVRIKLKIRKNRYYETIEQRRLYLEKESKIRHEQHDLEKEIEKLKNDKLQIKILAKDKELVNNSLQVVKKNKVLNGIIHKLKDIDTGILDETTKAEFSKLHKSIVKEVNTDKSWKDLEKHIKNVHFEFLKRLKGQYPTISPRELDLSTYLLMNMSTKEIAEIMNISTGGVELARYRLRKKLGLNKKENLIGFLMSI; this is translated from the coding sequence ATGAAATCAATAGTCAGATCTTTTACCCTAATTTCACTATTTTTCTTACAATTTAAAAGCCTTTCACAAGTAAAAAACATCGGAATTCCAGATATAAAAAATTATAAACGATCAGAGTATAAAGGTGGCACTCAAAACTGGAGCATTGATCAGGACAAAAACGGAAACATCTATTTTGCAAACAATAGCGGTCTGATCCAATTTGACGGATCAAACTGGCATAAATACTCCTTACCAAACAAATCGGAGATCAGAAGCTTGAAAATTGACGCTTTAGGAAGGATATTTGTAGGCGGCAATAACGAATTTGGGTATTTCAAATATGACGAAAAAGGAATTTTAAAATACCACTCTTTATACAATCTATTAAGCCCAATAGACAAAGAAAACATTAATCTGATCTGGAGAATTCACATTTTTAATGGCGAAGTCATTTTTCAGTCTTTTAGCAAAGTGTTTTTTCTAAAAAATGAAAAAGTAACTACTCTAACTGCTCCTCATAAATTTCAATTTTCGTTTTTGGTGAACAACCGACTGTATTTTCAAGATAAAACCTTAGGCGTGCTTGAATACAAAAACAGAAAACTTACGGCAATAAAAGGCACCACTGTTTTTAATGACAAAGAGATATGGTCTCTCTTTCCATTGCCAAATAACAAATTATTATACGCCACCTTAGAAAAAGGTCTTTTTGTATCAGAAAACGGCATTATAAAACCGTGGGCAACAGAAGCCAACGAATTTATTAAGAAAAACACTTCTCTTGGGGGATCTATCATCAAAAACAAGTTTATCATACTTAATTCGGTATTAGACGGAGCCATTATATGTGATTTAAATGGAAAAATAATTCAGCATTTAAACCGTCAAAAAGGAATCCAGAACAATACTATATTAGCATCATTTGTTGACAAGAAAAGCAATATCTGGCTTGGACTTGATAATGGTATCACTTTCATAAATGAAAACTCACCTTTCTCCTACTTTGATTACAGCTATAATATAGGTACAGTATATGCCTCAACAACATATAACGGAAATCTTTATGTAGCCACCAACCAAGGGCTATTCTACCACACATGGGGCAGTTCATTTAAAGACAGCCCTTTTACTAGAGTTGAAGGAACAATTTCGCAAGTTTGGAATATTCAGGTTTTAAACAATGTATTAATTTGCGCCAGCAATAGCGGGGCATTAATTATTGAAAACAACAGGGTATCAAAAATACTTGACAATAAAGGTTATTTCGGGTTTAAAAAGATTCCAGAGCATGAAAACTATATCATAGGTGAAAGCTATAACGGATTTTCGGTTTTCAAACGATCTGCTACTGGATATGATTATCTGCATCAAGTAAAAGGATTTGACGAAACAACCAACAATTTTTCTGTAGAAATAGACGCAAACTACTTATGGCTCAAGAAAAATCCTTTTCTGTATCAAGTAAAACTGTCTGAAGATTTGCAAAGATTTGATTTCATCAAAAAACACGTTAACATATCAGAAAAATTTAAGGGAATAAACAGTCTTCAAAGCATCAACAATAAAGTTTATTTTCAAGTAAAAAATCATTTCTACAGATATTCTGTTGAGCAAGAAGCCTTTTTTGAAGATAAAAAAATCACAAACTTATTTAATGGAATTCCGACTATTAACACCTTAATTGAAGACCCTGCCGGAAACCTTTGGTATGCGTTTAATGAATCGCTTGGCGTTTTGGTAAAAAACAAAAACGGAACTTTTACCAAAAAACAAGCCATATTCTCCAACTTGACAGGTAATCTGGTAAACAATTACATCTCAGTAAATGCTATAGATCCTCAAAACATTTTTATAGGATTAACAGATCGTCTGGCTCATTACAACTCGACGATTCCAAACACATTTATGACGAAACCAAAAGCTTTTATTGAGAGCTTTTCGAATCCTGGTGACACTATTTTAACGGGCAATTTGACCACTAAATTAGAGTCATACAGCATTCCGTACAAGTATAATCGTGTCAAATTTACTTTTGCGTCTCCAACATACGAAAATCAGGAAAACGTAATGTACTCCTATAAATTAGAGCCTTTCGAAGAAAACTGGCGTGGCTGGTCGTCTACAGCAATAAAGGAATATACCAATTTAAGAGAAGGCAATTATGTAATGAAATTAAAAGCTAGAAATAGTTATGGCATAGAGTCAAATATTACAGAATTCGAATTTACAGTATCACCACCTTGGTATAGACATTTTTTGGCTTATTTATTTTACCTGATGCTCATTTTACTTGGCGCCTATTTAATCTCTGTTAGAATCAAACTGAAAATTAGAAAAAATAGGTATTACGAAACTATAGAACAAAGAAGATTATACCTTGAAAAAGAATCTAAAATCAGGCATGAACAGCATGATTTGGAAAAGGAAATTGAAAAACTGAAAAACGACAAGCTCCAAATTAAAATCTTAGCAAAAGATAAAGAACTCGTAAACAACTCTTTGCAAGTTGTAAAAAAGAACAAAGTCTTAAATGGAATCATTCATAAACTGAAAGACATTGATACTGGAATTCTAGACGAAACCACTAAGGCAGAGTTTAGCAAACTGCACAAAAGCATTGTAAAAGAAGTAAACACAGATAAGAGCTGGAAAGACCTCGAAAAACACATTAAAAACGTTCATTTTGAGTTTTTAAAGCGTTTAAAAGGACAATACCCAACTATTTCTCCAAGAGAATTAGATTTATCCACTTATCTATTAATGAATATGTCGACGAAAGAAATAGCAGAAATTATGAATATTTCTACAGGCGGAGTCGAATTGGCCCGTTATCGTTTAAGGAAAAAACTAGGACTGAACAAAAAAGAAAATCTAATCGGATTTTTAATGAGCATTTAA